One Helianthus annuus cultivar XRQ/B chromosome 12, HanXRQr2.0-SUNRISE, whole genome shotgun sequence genomic region harbors:
- the LOC118484906 gene encoding uncharacterized protein LOC118484906: MSLNQLSPIAQAELETGTTTRPPKLKGAEDFSTWKTRIQSFFEYTDYNLWLSVTAGPHVPTVVRGDAVVPNNDATTFTDEDKALIQRDRRAHAALTMALSTNDCNMFEEHRTANALWNALIEYYEGNEELIESKRDMVQKQYDMFCGVRGESLSDHISRFLNMMTKMKKAGNPVTNRAAIKKLLDSLPKEWSLQCMMIKKEFLNNPNPVTLTDLINTLRAFEMDVNKREMNTAGYQPKATQPSAGLKNVAFLASGGITPQASDLIYANASASASKAPQLVEKTITVDTQALKVSTENVALFNTFLSSYEALMSGELKKEMFTAEDMYQVDPDDMEEMDLKWQMAMITLRLKKFQDKTGKRLGLGKAGFDKSKLRCYNCKNLGHFKRDCPMLKEGNSEATPAAKQITAEENKSNASPSTPKALVVEDYDWSEEITEAKEQVNKALMAKISSESSAKHFEKQTTGIPTGNNDADQGLKGILPSVESGDKAEKDAEKGKDKVQATAMKADASKEKADKDLIPLSVKKMCAMMMETAEGQK; encoded by the exons atgtCGCTAAATCAACTAAGTCCAATCGCTCAAGCGGAACTTGAAACTGGAACCACAACTCGcccaccaaagttgaaaggagCGGAAGATTTTAGCACTTGGAAAACTCGCATTCAatcgttcttcgagtacacggaTTACAATCTGTGGCTCTCCGTTACGGCCGGACCTCACGTTCCTACGGTAGTTAGAGGAGATGCGGTGGTTCCTAACAACGATGCTACCACCTTCACTGACGAAGACAAGGCCCTCATTCAACGTGATCGTCGTGCACACGCCGCTCTAACCATGGCTTTATCAACAAACGactgcaacatgtttgaagaacaccgaactgctaatgcactctggaatgcattgATCGAGTACTATGAGGGAAATGAAGAACTGATCGAAAGCAAGAGAGATATGGTGCAAAAGCAATACGACATGTTTTGCGGAGTCCGTGGAGAGAGCCTGTCTGATCACATTAGCCGCTTCCTAAAcatgatgaccaaaatgaagaaaGCTGGAAATCCTGTAACCAATCGTGCTGCAATAAAGAAATTGCTTGACTCGCTCCCCAAGGAATGGAGCCTGCAGTgtatgatgatcaagaaggaaTTCCTCAACAATCCTAATCCTGTTACTCTGACAGATCTGATCAACACTCTAAGGGCATTTGAAATGGACGTAAACAAGAGAGAGATGAACACTGCTGGATATCAACCTAAAGCAACTCAACCTTCAGCAGGACTGAAGAATGTAGCGTTTCTCGCTTCAGGGGGCATTACTCCACAAGCTTCTGATCTAATTTATGCAAATGCTTCCGCAAGCGCATCTAAAGCCCCACAACTTGTTGAGAAAACGATCACTGTCGATACTCAAGCACTGAAAGTTTCAACCGAGAATGTGGCACTCTTCAACACTTTCCTAAGCAGCTATGAAGCCCTAATGTCTGGGGAATTGAAGAAGGAGATGTTTACTGCcgaagacatgtatcaggttgatccagatgatatggaagaaatggatctgaaatggcaaatggccatgatcactCTGAGATTGAAGAAGTTTCAAGACAAGACAGGCAAGCGATTAGGTCTTGGAAAAGCtggttttgacaagtctaagCTGAGGTGCTACAACTGTAAGAATCTTGGACACTTCAAGCGTGACTGTCCGATGTTGAAAGAGGGAAACAGTGAAGCTACTCCTGCTGCTAAACAGATCACTGCCGAAGAGAACAAAAGCAACGCCTCTCCCAGCACGCCAAAGGCTTTGGTTGTTGAAGACTATGACTGGAGCGAAGAGATCACTGAAGCTAAGGAACAAGTCAACAAAGCCCTGATGGCCAAAATCTCTAGTGAATCATCTGCAAAGCACTTTGAGAAGCAGACAACGGGAATCCCAACTGGAAACAATGATGCTGACCAGGGATTGAAAGGTATTCTGCCTTCAGTGGAGTCTGGTGATAAAGCTGAAAAAGATGCTGAGAAAGGAAAGGATAAAGTTCAAGCTACAGCCATGAAAGCAGATGCATCAAAAGAGAAGGCTgacaaagacttg ATTCCATTgagtgtaaagaagatgtgtgcgatgatGATGGAGACTGCGGAGGGTCAAAAATAG